A section of the Planktothrix sp. FACHB-1365 genome encodes:
- the lnt gene encoding apolipoprotein N-acyltransferase has translation MNQREMIKGLLLTGIGGVLMGLATEPWGLWGFAWVALVPLWVNVLIVAKNNLETYPILSLQRLKLPLIFALVWGIGYYGIALFWITGIHPMTWLGIPWLASLAIALFCWTFITLWGTALVMVWTGLFLILSDVETRQKPSASLRPGASLLKKCSAISLALTRVLIGTALWCGLESLWSSGALWWSSLSYTQSFGNLIILHLGQISGPTTVTAILLIVNGLIAEGLIFEQHQKTVKLLILALIFFISSHIVGLILYNRPLNNNPEQALKVGIIQGNIPNEIKLNPVGFLQALQGYTTGYITLANQGVDLVLTPETALPFFWTDPIQRHNSSFYQAILQEKVPALVGSFALKEEGYTNSLFSINQDGKIISEYDKINLVPLGEFIPFSEILGQFIRRLSPLEATLIHGKPGQTFQTPFGQATVGICYDSAFAEHFRKQTAQGGEFIITASNDAHYSSTMLAQHHALDVMRAIENDRWTIRATNTGYSAVVDPHGRTLWLSHHNTYELYADIIYRDQTQTLYVRWGNWLMPVLLIIGITVFFTKIDLFP, from the coding sequence ATGAATCAACGTGAAATGATTAAAGGTTTATTATTAACTGGAATAGGTGGGGTTTTAATGGGGTTAGCCACAGAACCTTGGGGACTTTGGGGGTTCGCTTGGGTGGCATTAGTTCCCCTTTGGGTTAATGTTTTGATTGTGGCTAAAAATAACCTGGAAACCTATCCTATATTGTCTCTACAGCGTTTAAAACTCCCGTTAATATTCGCGTTAGTTTGGGGAATTGGTTATTACGGAATTGCTTTATTTTGGATTACCGGAATTCACCCCATGACTTGGTTAGGAATTCCCTGGTTAGCGAGTTTAGCCATTGCTTTATTTTGTTGGACTTTTATTACCCTTTGGGGAACAGCTTTAGTGATGGTTTGGACAGGATTATTTTTAATTTTATCCGATGTAGAGACGCGCCAAAAGCCTTCGGCATCGCTTCGCCCAGGCGCATCTCTACTCAAAAAATGTTCTGCAATTTCCCTGGCTTTAACACGGGTTTTAATTGGAACAGCATTATGGTGTGGATTAGAATCTTTGTGGAGTTCTGGGGCCTTATGGTGGTCTTCTTTATCCTATACCCAAAGTTTCGGAAATTTAATCATTTTACATTTAGGTCAAATTTCTGGCCCTACAACAGTTACAGCTATTTTGTTAATTGTTAATGGATTAATTGCCGAAGGATTAATATTTGAACAGCATCAAAAAACCGTTAAATTATTAATTTTAGCGTTAATATTTTTTATCAGTTCTCATATTGTGGGGTTAATCTTATATAATCGTCCTTTGAATAATAACCCAGAACAAGCTTTAAAAGTAGGAATTATTCAAGGCAATATTCCCAATGAAATTAAATTAAATCCGGTAGGCTTTTTGCAAGCTTTACAGGGTTATACCACTGGATATATTACCTTAGCTAATCAAGGCGTAGACCTTGTATTAACTCCCGAAACAGCCCTACCTTTTTTTTGGACTGACCCCATTCAGCGACACAATAGTTCTTTTTATCAAGCTATTTTACAGGAAAAGGTTCCGGCTTTAGTTGGCAGTTTTGCTTTAAAAGAAGAAGGATATACCAATAGTTTATTTTCGATTAATCAGGACGGGAAAATTATCAGCGAATATGATAAAATCAATTTAGTTCCGTTAGGAGAGTTTATCCCATTTAGTGAAATTTTAGGACAATTTATTCGACGATTATCTCCCTTAGAAGCCACTTTAATTCACGGGAAACCCGGTCAAACATTTCAAACCCCTTTCGGTCAAGCAACGGTAGGAATTTGTTATGATTCTGCATTTGCGGAGCATTTTCGCAAGCAAACGGCTCAAGGAGGAGAATTCATCATCACAGCATCCAATGATGCCCACTATTCCTCAACCATGTTAGCTCAACATCATGCCCTTGATGTGATGCGCGCCATTGAAAATGATCGCTGGACAATTCGAGCCACTAATACAGGATATTCAGCCGTTGTTGATCCTCATGGTAGAACTCTCTGGCTTTCCCATCACAATACTTATGAACTGTATGCTGATATAATTTATCGTGATCAGACTCAAACTCTCTATGTGCGTTGGGGAAATTGGCTTATGCCTGTATTATTAATAATAGGGATAACTGTATTTTTTACAAAAATCGATCTTTTCCCCTAA
- a CDS encoding hybrid sensor histidine kinase/response regulator, translated as MIKSDSILIVDDEPDVFDVLEGILFREGYQLHYASSGFEVFKFLEWGKPDLILLDVMMPDCDGMDICRQIKQIPEWNSIPIIMITALNSKETLAQCLEAGAEDFIGKPVSALEVRARVRSMLRLKKQHDELEKSRQKLEHLLQLREDMAYAVIHDLRNPVVAITLACELLTLTDLTEKQSQKVEQIAISGKHLNNLINSLLLMAKLESGKALLNPQLVNLSAMVQEVVNEFEAQTIKKKINLTATIPEAKRLVMADPDLIKRVLENLLNNAIKFSPTNSWVSMEVEYPPDANIVKVYIRDSGRGVKDELKQSIFQKYEIGQRFEGVNQTGLGLAFCKMVIDAHQGCLSLTDNQPKGSIFTLELNTEYHSLLNS; from the coding sequence ATGATCAAGTCGGACTCTATTCTGATTGTGGATGATGAACCGGATGTCTTTGACGTTCTCGAAGGAATTCTATTTCGAGAGGGATATCAATTACATTATGCCTCCAGTGGATTTGAGGTGTTTAAATTTTTAGAATGGGGGAAACCCGATTTAATTTTATTAGATGTGATGATGCCTGATTGTGATGGGATGGATATCTGTCGCCAAATCAAACAAATTCCTGAATGGAATTCGATTCCCATTATTATGATTACGGCACTCAATTCTAAAGAAACTTTAGCACAATGTTTAGAAGCTGGGGCAGAGGACTTTATTGGAAAACCAGTGAGTGCGCTGGAAGTTAGAGCCAGAGTTCGTTCCATGCTGCGACTCAAAAAACAGCACGATGAGTTAGAAAAATCCCGTCAAAAATTAGAACACTTATTGCAATTACGCGAAGATATGGCCTATGCTGTTATTCATGATCTGAGGAATCCAGTAGTGGCGATTACATTAGCTTGTGAACTGTTGACCCTCACGGATTTAACAGAAAAACAATCTCAAAAAGTCGAGCAAATTGCCATTTCAGGAAAACATTTAAACAACCTGATTAATTCTTTATTGTTAATGGCAAAGCTAGAATCTGGTAAAGCACTGCTGAATCCTCAACTGGTAAATCTCTCGGCTATGGTTCAAGAGGTTGTTAATGAATTTGAAGCTCAAACGATTAAAAAGAAAATCAACTTAACCGCTACTATTCCCGAAGCAAAACGGTTAGTCATGGCTGATCCAGATTTAATTAAACGGGTACTTGAAAATTTACTCAATAATGCAATTAAATTCTCCCCAACCAACAGTTGGGTTTCAATGGAAGTTGAATATCCTCCCGATGCTAATATCGTTAAAGTTTATATTCGAGATTCGGGAAGGGGGGTGAAAGATGAACTCAAGCAAAGTATTTTTCAAAAATATGAGATTGGTCAACGTTTTGAAGGCGTTAATCAAACCGGATTAGGATTAGCCTTTTGTAAAATGGTGATTGATGCTCATCAAGGCTGCCTTTCCTTGACGGATAATCAACCCAAAGGCTCAATTTTTACCTTGGAATTAAACACCGAATATCACTCCCTTCTTAATTCTTAA
- a CDS encoding PAS domain S-box protein codes for MSSDSDSLFILPLQKAIIPNPLTVKPQTRLIDAIALLNQSQTTCSLTFDSLGLNSANTCLIVIENNRPVGILTHRDIVRLIAQKIKIENFSVGEVMSQPVITLEQSKLTHLNATLNLLQHHQIRHLPLVDSEGKLVGLLTHRDLRHSLEPTDLLKLRIIEEVMTKNVVQAPTTISLLELAELMSAAQVSCIVLVEEKICNEESLNIPVGLLTEGDILRFQALGLNWNLEAQVVMSCPVFCLHPHDSLLGAHVLMQQRYINRIPIVGDRGELIGIITPSSILKAINPLDLLQMVDVLKQKVNQLEADKLKLLQSQNTKLEEKIHKRTEALRIANQKLQSEIKNRSLIEAKIAFQASLLDQVRNAIIATDFQGKIIYWNQYAELLYQWKREEALGNNIINFFIPVDYKNLAEEIVKEVQHQGYWEGEFTIYRKDGSLLPIHVFDTLIRDQAGNPIGLIGISFDISERKEAEQKLQQQVQRERLFYQTALHIRQSLKLTNILNNAVVDIRAILNCDRVLVYQFDAKWNGTIVAESIAEGLTPSLGIYLEDTCFKTGKISPYFQGKKSLINNIETAEITECHKQILERFDVKANLVVPILIPNKNRENGTVLWGLLIAHQCFSPRNWYPTELELLDEIAVQLSLGIQQSQLYQAVQTELEERHKVEQELRILNQELETRIRDRTAKLERQERKSRLFAEIALKIRQSLDIEQILQTTVTEVQKILGCDRLLIYRVFSNGTGRAIAESVLPGWRSVLSVDFPEEVFPPEYQQLYDHGTVKAIADIHQTYQEVTPCLVNFLREWCVKAKLIVPILKNHYLWGFMIAHQCTYPRQWTEFELELMREIADQVGVALEQAQLVKTIREREQFIESIADSSPNILYIYDLEEKRSIYNSRSLTPILGYTPLDLSEMGDPFLRIFHPDDQKAVYKHLQKTAKLNDREVSYIEYRIQHQNGEWLWFSSHATIFKRDQNGKVQQILGVAQNITDRKQTELDLYKSNQILEAISHAQAQFITNGDSYLLLENLLSSILTLTQSQYGFMAEVFSGSNGESYLEEYYLKKQGNPHLEIHPMTPNMCSPEFNCVEEGTKQAEYFNIKAFFCTVILAGKPVIINHSILSNTRHPECLPDKNHLTLNSFLGLPFYTHKELLGVVAIANRPGGYDQELIDYLQPFLATCSNIIEADRTERLHKQAENNLKRQLAAVEASIDGISILKNEKYIYVNNAHLELFGYRHPDELLGKSWRLLYTPDVVEWFENQILPILTQQKFWRGETIALRKDGTTFNQEVSLTLTEDGDYICVCQDISERQAALRQRKNAEIQLRQTNEQLAIANAQLARASRLKDEFLANMSHELRTPLNSILGMSEVLQEGTFGVLNDKQNQALEMIYRNGKHLLELINDILDLSKIEAGKLGLDCSPVSVNELCQHSLSFVKQQAHQKNIRLSYQIEDVTEALNVDERRIRQVLINLLNNAVKFTPEGGRVRLEVRGDLNEQTVSFSVIDNGIGIGQDDQDQLFEAFVQIDSRLSRRYEGTGLGLVLVKKLVEMHGGTVKIDSQLGQGSCFTVTLPWTRVSWRETPRLTASEPLDRLPFSGISSHGLKRPLILLAEDNSDNIHTLLNYLQAKGFDVEIAFNGIEAIQKARSLQPQVILMDISMPEMDGLEAMRQIRLDPQLTTLPIIALTALAMQGDREQCLAAGANEYLPKPVQLRQLVQLIQSLIHDYYRN; via the coding sequence ATGTCTAGCGATTCTGATAGCCTTTTTATTTTACCCCTACAAAAAGCCATTATTCCCAATCCTCTGACGGTGAAACCACAGACTAGATTAATAGATGCGATCGCCCTCCTCAACCAATCTCAAACCACTTGTTCCTTAACGTTTGATTCCTTGGGGTTGAATTCCGCGAACACCTGTTTAATTGTGATTGAAAATAACCGACCTGTGGGAATATTAACCCATCGAGATATTGTTCGCTTGATTGCTCAAAAAATCAAGATTGAAAATTTCAGTGTTGGTGAAGTGATGAGTCAACCTGTGATTACTCTCGAACAAAGTAAATTGACCCATCTGAATGCAACTTTAAACTTATTACAACACCATCAAATCCGTCATTTACCTTTAGTAGATTCTGAGGGAAAATTGGTCGGTTTACTCACCCATCGAGATCTAAGACATTCCCTAGAACCAACGGATTTATTAAAACTCAGAATTATTGAAGAGGTAATGACTAAAAATGTTGTACAAGCACCGACGACAATTTCTTTATTAGAATTGGCTGAATTAATGAGCGCTGCTCAGGTGAGTTGTATTGTTTTAGTTGAGGAAAAAATCTGTAATGAAGAATCCTTAAATATTCCTGTTGGTTTATTGACAGAAGGAGATATTCTCAGGTTTCAAGCCTTGGGTTTAAATTGGAATTTAGAAGCTCAAGTTGTCATGAGTTGCCCCGTTTTTTGCCTCCATCCCCATGATAGTTTATTAGGGGCTCATGTGTTGATGCAGCAACGCTATATTAATCGAATCCCAATTGTAGGCGATCGTGGTGAACTGATTGGAATTATTACGCCCAGCAGTATTTTAAAAGCGATTAACCCCCTTGATTTATTACAGATGGTGGATGTTTTAAAGCAGAAAGTTAATCAATTAGAAGCGGATAAACTTAAGTTACTCCAAAGTCAAAATACCAAACTAGAAGAGAAAATTCACAAACGCACAGAAGCCTTAAGAATTGCCAATCAAAAATTGCAAAGTGAGATTAAAAACCGGAGTTTAATAGAAGCTAAAATTGCTTTTCAAGCTTCTTTGTTAGATCAAGTCAGAAATGCGATTATTGCCACAGATTTCCAGGGTAAAATCATCTATTGGAATCAATATGCTGAACTGTTATATCAGTGGAAAAGGGAAGAAGCTCTGGGAAATAATATTATTAATTTTTTTATTCCGGTAGATTATAAAAATTTAGCCGAAGAAATTGTTAAAGAAGTTCAACATCAAGGATACTGGGAAGGAGAATTTACCATTTACCGCAAAGATGGTAGCTTATTACCTATTCATGTTTTTGATACATTAATTCGAGATCAAGCCGGAAATCCCATCGGCTTAATCGGGATTAGTTTTGATATTAGTGAACGCAAAGAAGCAGAACAGAAATTACAGCAGCAGGTACAACGGGAACGGCTATTTTACCAAACGGCACTCCATATTCGTCAATCGTTGAAGTTAACTAATATTCTGAATAATGCCGTCGTTGATATTCGCGCCATTCTCAATTGTGATCGGGTTTTAGTGTATCAATTTGATGCGAAATGGAATGGCACTATTGTAGCGGAATCTATTGCTGAAGGTTTAACTCCTAGCTTAGGAATTTATTTAGAAGATACTTGTTTTAAAACCGGAAAAATTTCACCTTACTTTCAAGGTAAAAAAAGCTTAATTAACAATATTGAAACGGCTGAAATAACAGAATGTCATAAACAAATTTTAGAGCGATTTGATGTTAAAGCAAATCTCGTTGTTCCCATTTTAATTCCCAACAAAAATAGAGAAAACGGAACTGTGCTTTGGGGGTTATTAATTGCTCATCAATGTTTTTCTCCTCGAAATTGGTATCCAACTGAATTAGAATTATTAGATGAAATTGCCGTTCAACTCTCTCTAGGAATTCAACAATCTCAATTATATCAAGCGGTACAAACGGAACTAGAAGAACGCCATAAAGTCGAACAAGAATTAAGAATTTTAAATCAAGAATTAGAAACCCGAATTCGAGATCGAACCGCTAAATTAGAACGTCAAGAACGCAAATCTCGTTTATTTGCAGAAATCGCTTTAAAAATTCGTCAATCTTTAGATATTGAACAAATTTTACAAACCACTGTCACCGAAGTTCAAAAGATTTTAGGGTGTGATCGCCTCTTAATTTATCGGGTGTTTTCTAATGGCACAGGACGGGCGATCGCAGAAAGTGTATTACCCGGATGGCGTTCTGTTTTGAGTGTTGATTTTCCTGAAGAAGTTTTTCCCCCCGAATATCAACAACTGTATGATCATGGAACGGTAAAAGCAATTGCTGATATTCATCAAACCTATCAAGAGGTAACACCCTGTTTAGTTAATTTTTTGCGGGAATGGTGTGTTAAAGCAAAACTGATTGTTCCGATTTTAAAAAATCATTATTTGTGGGGATTTATGATTGCTCATCAGTGTACTTACCCGCGACAATGGACAGAATTTGAACTTGAATTGATGCGCGAAATTGCCGATCAAGTGGGTGTGGCATTAGAACAAGCTCAATTAGTAAAAACTATTCGAGAACGAGAACAATTTATTGAAAGTATTGCCGATAGTAGTCCGAATATTTTATATATTTATGATTTAGAAGAAAAACGCAGTATTTATAATAGTCGCTCCTTAACTCCCATTTTAGGATATACCCCCCTAGACCTCTCAGAAATGGGTGATCCTTTCTTAAGGATTTTTCATCCTGATGATCAAAAAGCGGTGTACAAACATCTTCAAAAAACAGCTAAACTCAATGATCGAGAGGTGAGTTATATTGAATATCGAATTCAACATCAGAATGGGGAATGGCTGTGGTTTTCTAGCCATGCAACTATTTTTAAACGAGATCAAAATGGAAAGGTTCAACAGATTTTAGGGGTGGCTCAAAATATAACTGATCGGAAACAAACTGAATTAGATTTATATAAAAGTAATCAAATTTTAGAAGCCATTAGCCATGCTCAAGCTCAATTTATTACCAATGGAGACTCCTATCTTCTGTTGGAAAATTTGCTCTCTTCGATCTTAACATTAACCCAAAGTCAGTATGGGTTTATGGCAGAAGTATTCTCTGGCTCTAATGGAGAAAGTTATCTCGAAGAATATTATCTGAAAAAACAAGGAAATCCCCATTTAGAAATCCATCCCATGACTCCTAATATGTGCAGCCCAGAGTTCAACTGTGTTGAGGAGGGGACAAAACAAGCTGAATATTTTAATATAAAAGCATTTTTTTGTACCGTCATTTTAGCGGGAAAGCCCGTTATTATTAATCATTCAATTCTAAGCAACACAAGACACCCAGAATGTTTACCCGACAAAAATCATCTGACTCTAAATAGTTTTTTGGGTCTACCCTTTTATACCCATAAGGAATTATTGGGTGTGGTGGCGATCGCAAATCGACCCGGAGGGTATGACCAAGAACTGATTGATTATTTACAGCCTTTCTTAGCAACTTGTAGTAATATTATTGAAGCCGATCGAACTGAACGTTTACATAAACAAGCCGAAAACAATTTAAAACGTCAATTAGCGGCAGTAGAAGCTTCTATTGATGGAATTTCCATTCTCAAAAATGAAAAATATATTTATGTTAATAATGCTCACTTAGAGCTTTTTGGTTATCGTCATCCTGATGAATTATTAGGGAAAAGTTGGCGACTGCTTTACACCCCCGATGTCGTAGAATGGTTTGAAAATCAGATCTTACCAATTTTAACCCAACAAAAATTTTGGCGGGGAGAAACTATTGCTTTAAGAAAAGATGGCACAACTTTTAATCAAGAAGTGTCCTTAACGTTGACAGAAGACGGGGATTATATTTGTGTTTGTCAAGATATTAGTGAACGCCAAGCGGCTCTCCGGCAACGGAAAAATGCTGAAATTCAACTGCGTCAAACCAATGAACAATTAGCGATCGCCAACGCTCAACTTGCTCGTGCATCCCGTCTTAAAGATGAATTTCTAGCTAATATGAGTCATGAACTCCGAACTCCACTCAACTCAATTTTAGGAATGTCAGAAGTTTTGCAAGAAGGAACCTTTGGGGTATTAAATGATAAACAAAATCAAGCTTTAGAGATGATTTACCGCAATGGTAAACACTTACTAGAACTGATTAATGATATTCTCGATCTCTCTAAAATTGAAGCGGGAAAATTAGGCTTAGACTGTTCTCCAGTGTCCGTTAATGAACTTTGCCAACACAGTTTAAGCTTTGTTAAACAACAAGCCCATCAAAAAAATATTCGCCTCAGTTATCAAATTGAAGATGTAACAGAAGCCCTCAATGTTGATGAACGACGAATCCGTCAGGTGTTAATTAATTTACTCAATAATGCCGTAAAATTTACCCCCGAAGGTGGACGGGTGAGACTGGAAGTTCGAGGAGATCTCAATGAACAAACGGTGAGTTTTTCTGTGATTGATAATGGTATTGGCATTGGTCAGGATGATCAAGATCAATTGTTTGAAGCTTTTGTTCAAATTGATAGTCGTTTATCTCGACGTTATGAAGGAACAGGTTTAGGATTAGTTTTAGTTAAAAAACTCGTCGAAATGCACGGGGGTACGGTGAAGATTGACAGCCAATTAGGACAGGGAAGTTGTTTTACGGTGACACTACCTTGGACTCGTGTATCGTGGAGAGAAACACCCCGATTAACAGCCAGCGAACCGTTAGATCGCTTACCTTTTTCTGGGATATCTTCTCATGGATTAAAACGACCTTTAATTCTACTGGCTGAAGATAATTCTGATAATATTCATACCTTACTCAATTATTTACAAGCCAAAGGATTTGATGTGGAAATAGCCTTTAATGGAATTGAAGCCATTCAAAAAGCTCGGAGTCTGCAACCGCAAGTGATTTTGATGGATATTTCTATGCCAGAAATGGACGGTTTAGAAGCGATGCGCCAAATTCGGCTTGATCCTCAACTCACAACCCTTCCCATTATTGCATTAACAGCTTTAGCTATGCAGGGCGATCGAGAACAATGTTTAGCCGCAGGGGCGAATGAATATCTTCCTAAACCTGTGCAACTGCGACAGTTAGTTCAGTTAATTCAGAGTCTTATCCATGATTATTACAGGAATTAA